A section of the Streptomyces sp. CG1 genome encodes:
- a CDS encoding LuxR family transcriptional regulator — translation MGGRPDDDLEQALLKVRTLIESTVELHRARSVQEQLITAVDGGYEAVLDAAGRLIGGAARSIDIVHSRMIGPGGPTGEEKELIYDAAELVSVRLLTVPVLLDEAFVREQFVRVRPVAIRVAPVPPLQALLVDHSRALVVADSSAGQRASIIRAPEVLHILHTLFETMWGQAVPAGERMVFESPERATLARQILGALRAGVTDEVAARELTVSVRTYRRHVADIMTLLGANSRFQAGVRAAELGLLPPQALGTDGRMR, via the coding sequence GTGCGCACGCTGATCGAGTCGACGGTCGAGCTGCACCGCGCCCGCAGCGTCCAGGAGCAGTTGATCACCGCGGTCGACGGTGGCTACGAAGCCGTGCTCGATGCCGCGGGCCGCCTCATCGGCGGGGCCGCCCGCTCCATCGACATCGTGCACTCCCGGATGATCGGCCCGGGCGGCCCCACCGGAGAGGAAAAGGAGCTGATCTACGACGCGGCCGAGCTGGTGTCGGTGCGGCTGCTCACCGTGCCCGTGCTCCTGGACGAGGCGTTCGTACGCGAACAGTTCGTCAGGGTACGACCGGTGGCGATCCGGGTGGCCCCGGTGCCGCCCCTCCAGGCGCTGCTCGTGGACCACAGCCGCGCCCTGGTGGTGGCCGACTCCTCGGCCGGCCAGCGCGCCTCGATCATCCGGGCGCCGGAGGTCCTGCACATCCTGCACACCCTCTTCGAGACGATGTGGGGCCAGGCTGTGCCCGCCGGCGAACGGATGGTCTTCGAGAGCCCCGAACGGGCCACTCTGGCCCGGCAGATACTGGGCGCACTGCGCGCCGGCGTCACCGACGAGGTCGCCGCCCGCGAACTCACCGTGTCGGTACGCACCTATCGGCGTCATGTGGCCGACATCATGACGCTGCTCGGTGCCAACTCCCGTTTCCAGGCCGGGGTTCGCGCCGCCGAGCTCGGTCTGCTGCCGCCGCAGGCTCTCGGAACCGACGGCAGAATGCGTTAG